A single genomic interval of Candidatus Thorarchaeota archaeon harbors:
- a CDS encoding NYN domain-containing protein, translated as MVVLELDRAAVLVDLGYLAKILKYCFGEPRINFEEFSDLICGDKERLRTFVYDSNPYVSPEPTEDEKSRAANHERFVKSINGLSRFEVRLGKTAHNPHTGDFFQRGVDVLFTVDLMRLSWDKQINTAFLVTGDSDFIPAILSAKKAGVLTILYYRDCYDPQGRPMSRVTEELLDACDETRLIEEELIEVCKF; from the coding sequence ATGGTGGTGCTTGAGTTGGATCGAGCTGCTGTCCTTGTCGACTTGGGGTATCTCGCTAAGATTCTCAAATACTGTTTTGGTGAACCGCGAATCAACTTCGAGGAGTTCTCAGATCTGATATGCGGAGACAAGGAGCGGCTTCGAACGTTCGTATATGATAGCAATCCGTATGTCAGCCCTGAACCAACTGAAGACGAGAAAAGTCGAGCGGCAAACCACGAACGATTTGTGAAGAGCATCAACGGTCTATCACGATTCGAAGTCAGGCTGGGAAAAACCGCTCATAATCCACACACGGGCGATTTCTTCCAGCGGGGGGTCGATGTGCTTTTCACAGTTGATCTCATGCGGCTAAGCTGGGACAAGCAAATCAACACAGCATTCCTCGTAACGGGAGATAGTGATTTCATTCCTGCAATTCTTTCAGCAAAGAAAGCTGGTGTGTTGACAATCCTCTATTACAGGGATTGTTATGATCCACAGGGGCGACCTATGAGCCGTGTCACAGAAGAATTACTCGATGCATGCGATGAAACACGGCTCATAGAGGAAGAGCTGATTGAAGTCTGCAAGTTCTGA
- a CDS encoding radical SAM protein gives MSRFVRPNSKKVWNNPDANERMSRYRAIIDDRRWAKYLLTKDIEADVELDASTDKLWDVHKQLSEKFQEHLGNVDDEGKRIGEAEQPEQSFLNLKAELAQRILQDCHFCERKCGADRTRDEKGWCKLGHESRVSSAFLHTGEEAPLVPSGTIFFASCCFGCVFCQNYDISTNPNNGRVVNPEDVASIAERLHDDGALNINYVGGDPIPNTHTIIASMQHQESNVTQLWNSNLYCSEDTMKLLFDVIDVWLPDFKYGNNECGKRLSGVTRYFDVVSRNHAIAYDSGEVIVRHLVMPNHVDCCSIPVLEWIAENIPQCMVNIMGQYRPQHKVTRQQERFSDIARPVHRQEMQRVFDKADELGICWRPVS, from the coding sequence ATGTCGCGATTTGTCAGACCCAATTCGAAGAAAGTGTGGAACAATCCAGATGCAAACGAACGAATGAGTAGGTACAGAGCTATCATAGATGACAGGAGGTGGGCCAAATACCTGCTGACCAAGGATATCGAAGCTGATGTTGAATTGGACGCTTCAACAGACAAACTCTGGGATGTTCACAAGCAACTCTCCGAAAAGTTCCAAGAGCATCTTGGGAACGTTGATGATGAGGGAAAACGAATCGGGGAAGCTGAACAACCTGAGCAGAGCTTTCTGAATCTGAAAGCTGAACTTGCACAGCGAATTTTGCAGGATTGCCACTTTTGTGAGCGAAAGTGCGGGGCTGATAGAACCAGGGATGAAAAGGGCTGGTGCAAGCTTGGTCACGAATCGCGTGTATCTTCTGCATTTCTCCACACTGGCGAGGAGGCACCACTAGTTCCAAGCGGGACCATATTCTTTGCATCCTGTTGTTTCGGTTGCGTGTTCTGCCAGAACTACGATATATCAACAAATCCGAACAATGGAAGAGTCGTCAATCCAGAGGATGTGGCGTCCATCGCAGAACGCCTCCATGATGATGGCGCACTCAATATCAACTACGTCGGCGGAGATCCCATTCCGAACACTCACACCATAATCGCCTCGATGCAGCATCAAGAATCCAATGTAACCCAGCTGTGGAACTCGAATCTTTACTGTTCGGAAGATACTATGAAGCTGCTTTTCGATGTGATCGATGTCTGGCTGCCTGATTTCAAATATGGAAACAACGAGTGCGGAAAACGCCTTTCAGGCGTAACTCGGTACTTCGACGTGGTATCGAGGAATCATGCAATTGCCTACGATTCAGGCGAGGTCATCGTGAGACATCTAGTCATGCCGAATCATGTGGATTGTTGTTCTATTCCTGTCCTTGAGTGGATTGCCGAGAATATCCCCCAGTGTATGGTTAATATCATGGGTCAGTACAGACCGCAGCACAAGGTGACACGCCAACAGGAACGATTCTCGGATATTGCGCGGCCAGTACATCGGCAAGAGATGCAGCGGGTGTTTGACAAAGCAGACGAGCTTGGAATCTGCTGGAGACCCGTGAGCTAA